The following are encoded in a window of Meiothermus sp. CFH 77666 genomic DNA:
- a CDS encoding metallophosphoesterase, producing the protein MLTRRRLLSLLALAGLGVVGAGGLAVGGAYQFQINRYRRVLRGLDRPLRVVQLSDLHYGPWVHAASVRAWVKAANAEKPDLIVITGDLIESGLRLDWLKGIYQATTPDLDDLLTALGGLRAPLGVYSIWGNHDNGLPSVKRYLGQRLPKKGIEVLSNQGLWVRDDLYLSGVDDYWAEEANPKVSLADYRAGKASLALAHNPDFWDFYQGLPVSLVLSGHTHGGQVYLPGVGAPWTPSYYGQSYLGGWYSPGYSPASPPVAGFVSRGLGMTVLPLRINAPAELVVFDFIPED; encoded by the coding sequence ATGCTGACCCGTCGTCGGTTGCTTTCCCTGCTGGCCCTGGCTGGTCTGGGGGTTGTGGGTGCAGGGGGGCTGGCGGTGGGTGGTGCCTACCAGTTTCAAATCAATCGCTACCGGCGGGTTTTGCGGGGTCTGGATCGTCCGCTGCGGGTTGTTCAGCTCAGCGACCTTCACTACGGCCCCTGGGTTCATGCTGCATCGGTGCGGGCCTGGGTGAAGGCGGCCAATGCCGAGAAACCCGACCTGATCGTCATCACCGGCGACCTGATAGAGTCGGGCCTGCGCCTGGACTGGCTCAAAGGTATCTACCAGGCGACCACACCAGACCTGGACGACCTACTGACTGCGCTGGGGGGGCTTCGTGCGCCACTGGGGGTCTACTCGATTTGGGGTAACCACGACAATGGACTCCCCAGTGTTAAGCGTTATCTGGGCCAGCGTTTGCCCAAAAAGGGAATTGAAGTTTTGTCCAACCAGGGCCTATGGGTGCGAGACGACCTCTACCTGAGCGGAGTAGACGACTACTGGGCAGAGGAAGCCAACCCCAAGGTTTCTCTCGCAGACTACCGAGCTGGAAAGGCCAGCCTGGCCCTGGCTCACAACCCCGACTTCTGGGATTTTTACCAGGGTCTACCGGTGTCTTTGGTTCTGAGCGGTCATACCCACGGGGGTCAGGTCTATCTGCCTGGTGTGGGCGCGCCCTGGACGCCTTCGTACTATGGTCAAAGCTACCTTGGGGGGTGGTACAGCCCCGGCTACAGCCCCGCCTCGCCCCCGGTTGCGGGGTTTGTCTCGCGGGGGCTGGGCATGACGGTGCTTCCCTTGCGCATCAACGCACCTGCCGAACTGGTGGTATTTGACTTCATCCCGGAGGACTGA
- a CDS encoding DUF1648 domain-containing protein gives MKASPPWWLVFIGLIGLWGLSALLYPLLPDRIPGHFGLSGGVTQWVPKKSFWILPIVATLGIPTTFTLIRMAMTDYTFLNLPNKNAFLSLETEQQQRILRYLDDGLAGVHVLMLLMFGYVQYETYRVALNTVQSLGSFIWGILAILLVYVVWLNWKIWRMVGLEAQRTR, from the coding sequence GTGAAAGCCTCTCCCCCATGGTGGCTGGTTTTTATCGGTCTGATAGGGCTTTGGGGCCTGAGTGCGTTGCTTTACCCCTTGCTTCCGGATCGCATCCCCGGGCATTTTGGACTGTCCGGGGGCGTGACCCAGTGGGTGCCTAAGAAGAGTTTCTGGATCTTGCCGATTGTAGCCACTTTGGGGATACCCACCACTTTTACCCTGATTCGCATGGCTATGACGGACTACACATTCCTCAATCTCCCTAACAAAAATGCTTTTCTAAGCCTGGAAACAGAGCAGCAGCAGCGGATTTTGCGATACTTGGATGACGGCTTGGCGGGGGTTCACGTCTTGATGCTGTTAATGTTTGGGTACGTTCAGTACGAAACGTACAGGGTTGCACTCAACACCGTGCAGAGCCTCGGTTCTTTTATTTGGGGAATACTTGCGATTCTTTTGGTTTACGTGGTTTGGCTGAACTGGAAAATTTGGAGGATGGTGGGCCTCGAGGCTCAACGCACTCGGTAG
- a CDS encoding metallophosphoesterase encodes MIFGYSFTVQHYRRPLRGLQAPLRVAHLSDLHIGFFIRQGSVRRWVEATLAEQPDLIVITGDLTDSGRKHQVLPILPELRKLQAPLGVWAVWGNHDYRYNHYQPRHPERVTSKKSSSSPPRVPMLPPLELEEAFNQQGVRFLHNEGVQLREDLYLAGVEDWWHGEPDIEKALAKHQSASACLLICHNPDYLYQVPKSVDLTLCGHTHGGQVVLPWYGPTFTSSLYGQQFAGGWVDDPVPAFISRGLGLSTAPIRVACPAELVIHEFVPAHGQ; translated from the coding sequence GTGATTTTTGGCTATTCCTTCACCGTGCAGCACTACCGGCGCCCCTTGAGGGGCTTGCAGGCCCCCTTGCGGGTTGCCCACCTTTCCGACCTGCATATCGGGTTTTTCATTCGCCAGGGTTCCGTGCGCCGCTGGGTGGAGGCCACCCTGGCGGAGCAACCCGACCTGATTGTGATTACCGGCGACCTGACCGACTCCGGGCGAAAACACCAGGTGCTACCCATCCTGCCGGAACTGCGAAAGCTCCAGGCCCCCCTGGGCGTCTGGGCGGTCTGGGGCAACCACGATTACCGCTATAACCACTACCAGCCCAGGCACCCGGAGCGGGTAACTTCTAAAAAGTCCAGCTCGAGCCCACCCAGGGTGCCCATGCTGCCCCCGCTGGAGCTGGAGGAAGCGTTCAATCAACAGGGCGTTCGATTTCTGCACAACGAAGGTGTTCAACTCCGGGAAGACCTGTATCTGGCAGGCGTGGAGGACTGGTGGCACGGCGAACCCGATATTGAGAAAGCCCTTGCCAAGCACCAGTCTGCGTCAGCTTGTTTGCTTATTTGCCACAACCCGGACTATCTGTACCAGGTGCCTAAGTCGGTTGACCTTACCCTGTGCGGCCACACCCATGGGGGACAGGTGGTGCTGCCCTGGTATGGCCCTACCTTCACGTCCTCGCTCTACGGCCAGCAGTTTGCCGGGGGCTGGGTAGACGACCCTGTTCCGGCTTTTATCTCGAGGGGCCTGGGTTTGTCCACCGCACCCATACGGGTAGCCTGCCCGGCTGAACTGGTCATTCACGAGTTTGTGCCTGCCCACGGCCAGTAG